A genomic region of Streptosporangium lutulentum contains the following coding sequences:
- a CDS encoding LysR substrate-binding domain-containing protein: MDLVRHLRYFTVVAEELHFGNAAIRLGMAQPPLSQRIRRLEEELGVRLFDRSSRHVRLTEPGRLLLAEAREIVARVDRLRDLAGRGENTVLRVGVPPDLGSSVIAALIAGFRERMPEVRPAPSEMWSADQVAALTGGTLDMGVVRHPVTAPGLSFGPVLVQRPGVVVAETDPLAALSSVHLADLAGQQLVLFPREPGLHEETLAECRRHGFVPDEVHEAQTLGLVLAGTAVAFGPRVDLPGLSWRPLLGNPLAWRVSTAWRGEAGDAAVAFGTVAVRVLREKAGMTDDEAVPARRVRARPASGFLA, encoded by the coding sequence ATGGACCTCGTGCGGCACCTGCGCTACTTCACCGTCGTCGCCGAGGAACTCCACTTCGGCAACGCGGCGATCCGGCTCGGCATGGCTCAGCCGCCACTCAGCCAGCGCATCCGGAGGCTGGAGGAGGAGCTCGGCGTGCGGCTGTTCGACCGCTCCAGCCGTCACGTCCGGCTCACCGAACCGGGGCGGCTGCTGCTGGCCGAGGCCCGCGAGATCGTCGCGAGGGTGGACCGGCTGCGCGATCTGGCCGGGCGCGGGGAGAACACGGTACTGCGGGTCGGAGTCCCGCCCGACCTGGGATCCTCGGTGATCGCGGCGCTGATCGCCGGGTTCAGGGAACGCATGCCCGAGGTACGGCCGGCGCCGTCCGAGATGTGGAGCGCGGACCAGGTCGCCGCGCTCACCGGCGGCACCCTGGACATGGGCGTGGTACGCCACCCGGTGACCGCCCCCGGGCTGAGCTTCGGCCCGGTGCTCGTCCAGCGCCCCGGCGTGGTGGTGGCCGAGACCGATCCGCTCGCGGCTCTGTCGTCGGTGCACCTCGCCGACCTCGCCGGTCAGCAGCTTGTCCTCTTCCCCCGCGAACCGGGACTGCACGAGGAGACCCTCGCCGAGTGCCGCCGCCACGGGTTCGTCCCGGACGAGGTGCACGAGGCGCAGACCCTCGGGCTGGTCCTGGCCGGCACGGCCGTCGCCTTCGGGCCCAGGGTCGACCTGCCGGGATTATCCTGGCGGCCGTTGCTGGGAAACCCGCTCGCCTGGCGGGTGTCGACCGCCTGGCGGGGGGAGGCCGGGGACGCTGCCGTAGCCTTCGGGACGGTGGCCGTACGAGTGCTGAGGGAGAAGGCCGGGATGACCGACGACGAAGCGGTGCCGGCACGGAGGGTGCGGGCCAGGCCGGCCTCCGGATTCCTCGCATGA
- a CDS encoding penicillin-binding transpeptidase domain-containing protein yields MKRRRLAGVAALILVPVAAAGAGMWVLHSTGSAEETARDFLAAWGRQDYPAMRALTVEPPGDFDRWYTRFRTDLKVSGADFEVTGSTDSKVAFHATLKGPVNWSYDGSLTLVEHDRAWRVKWSPAAVYPRLKPGLRIKTVLVKAEQAPILAADGTRIDTPDAPGSVQQLVEGLKERYGSRLTGTSSARVDLLQGTERVATLATAGAKAGEELRTTVDLRVHRAAAKALDAVDKPASLVALRPSTGEILAVVNKPGGFNRALLGQYPPGSTFKVVTASALIADGMTADESVPCPAERNIGGFAFHNAGFEDYGTIPLREAFAHSCNTTFGQLSVDRLGGERLASVAAGFGFEGPVDPGVPAVRARFPVPRDDTDLASASIGQGRVLTSPLNMATVAAAIADGSWRPPRLVDAALLPAARPRKLEPAVVRALRTLMPAVVVEGTASEVSFPSGTAGKTGTAEFGSGRQPPSHSWFIGYRGDLAFSVIVEGGGAGAAVAAPVAGRFLTALAGP; encoded by the coding sequence ATGAAACGCAGACGTCTGGCAGGGGTGGCGGCGCTGATACTGGTTCCGGTCGCCGCGGCCGGCGCGGGGATGTGGGTGCTGCACAGTACGGGGTCGGCCGAGGAGACGGCCCGGGACTTCCTGGCCGCCTGGGGCAGGCAGGACTACCCGGCGATGCGGGCGCTCACGGTCGAGCCGCCGGGCGACTTCGACCGCTGGTACACGCGGTTCCGGACCGACCTGAAGGTGTCGGGGGCCGACTTCGAGGTCACGGGGAGCACGGATTCCAAGGTCGCCTTCCACGCGACGCTGAAGGGGCCGGTGAACTGGTCCTACGACGGCTCGCTGACCCTGGTCGAGCACGACCGGGCCTGGCGGGTGAAGTGGAGCCCCGCGGCCGTTTACCCCCGGCTCAAGCCGGGGCTGAGGATCAAAACCGTGCTGGTCAAGGCCGAGCAGGCGCCGATCCTGGCCGCCGACGGGACCCGGATCGACACCCCGGACGCGCCGGGTTCGGTGCAGCAGCTGGTCGAAGGGCTCAAGGAGCGGTACGGCTCCCGCCTCACCGGTACCTCCTCGGCCCGGGTGGACCTTCTCCAGGGGACTGAGCGGGTCGCCACGCTCGCCACCGCCGGCGCGAAGGCGGGCGAGGAACTGCGGACCACCGTCGACCTGCGAGTCCACCGTGCCGCGGCGAAGGCCCTGGACGCGGTGGACAAGCCCGCCTCCCTGGTCGCGCTCCGGCCCTCGACCGGCGAGATCCTGGCCGTGGTCAACAAACCCGGTGGGTTCAACCGGGCGCTGCTGGGCCAGTATCCGCCGGGTTCCACCTTCAAGGTGGTCACGGCGTCGGCCCTGATCGCCGACGGCATGACCGCCGACGAGAGCGTGCCCTGCCCGGCCGAGCGGAACATCGGCGGCTTCGCCTTCCACAACGCCGGGTTCGAGGACTACGGCACGATCCCGCTGCGCGAGGCGTTCGCGCACTCGTGCAACACCACGTTCGGGCAGCTGAGCGTGGACCGGCTCGGCGGTGAGCGATTGGCCTCCGTGGCCGCCGGCTTCGGGTTCGAGGGACCGGTGGACCCCGGCGTGCCCGCCGTACGGGCGCGGTTCCCCGTCCCGCGGGACGACACCGACCTCGCGTCGGCCTCGATCGGGCAGGGGCGTGTCCTGACGAGCCCGTTGAACATGGCCACCGTCGCCGCGGCGATCGCCGACGGCTCCTGGCGCCCGCCCCGGCTCGTGGACGCGGCCCTGCTGCCTGCGGCCAGGCCGAGGAAGCTGGAACCCGCGGTGGTGCGGGCGTTGCGCACGCTGATGCCCGCGGTGGTGGTGGAGGGCACCGCGAGCGAGGTCTCCTTCCCCTCCGGTACGGCGGGCAAGACCGGAACCGCCGAGTTCGGCTCGGGCAGGCAGCCTCCCTCGCACTCCTGGTTCATCGGCTACCGGGGTGACCTGGCGTTCTCGGTGATCGTGGAAGGCGGAGGCGCCGGCGCCGCGGTGGCCGCGCCCGTCGCCGGCCGCTTCCTCACCGCCCTCGCCGGCCCCTGA
- a CDS encoding sensor histidine kinase translates to MTRGDRTVPDADGGGRPGRWRPRLPIWVRGLRARLVIVCVLLAGLSALTAAGLIYRQARDLMLTRTEGSVVNEFRLRVATLTENMQHPPDRAALQQLANGVAPSFLEATGAAAYRDSGLVASGDDLGPITPALRRTVVERNRLFYQRVIRSGTPYLVVGTPVMLGEQAAPSGVEVYLVASLSKEEGDEAALVTAAQNGAIPVVALAVVLALVAAGGVLRPVRDLDRAARRLGTGELDTRLKVSGGDELARLVKTFNATAAALESNVSELRDMEVKARRFVADVSHELRTPLASILVMADMFEEEAGRLESDLGKAARLMNLEVGRLVRLVEDLMEISRFDAGAATLMLNEVDAADAIRACLRTRGWTGRAGLDLPPGIRILLDPRRFDVIMANLVGNALDHGAPPVTVRLRAEAEVVVIEVQDEGEGVDPRILPYVFDRFSKADAARVRSEGSGLGLAIARENARLHGGSIEVANREGAGAVFTLFLPRRARAGGASREVEAGGPSRDPESGGPHGDGEAG, encoded by the coding sequence ATGACGCGCGGTGATCGGACGGTCCCCGACGCCGACGGCGGGGGGCGGCCCGGAAGATGGAGGCCGCGACTTCCGATCTGGGTGCGCGGGCTGAGGGCCCGGCTGGTGATCGTCTGCGTGCTCCTGGCCGGGCTCAGCGCCCTGACCGCCGCCGGGCTGATCTATCGCCAGGCGCGCGACCTCATGCTGACGCGTACGGAGGGGTCGGTCGTCAACGAGTTCCGGCTGCGCGTCGCCACCCTCACCGAGAACATGCAGCATCCTCCGGACCGCGCGGCCCTGCAACAGCTCGCCAACGGCGTCGCGCCCTCGTTCCTGGAGGCGACCGGCGCCGCCGCCTACCGCGACTCGGGGCTGGTCGCCTCGGGGGACGACCTCGGCCCGATCACCCCCGCGCTGCGCCGTACGGTCGTCGAGCGGAACCGCCTGTTCTACCAGCGCGTCATCAGGTCCGGCACCCCGTACCTCGTGGTCGGCACGCCGGTGATGCTGGGCGAGCAGGCGGCTCCGTCCGGGGTGGAGGTCTATCTGGTGGCCTCCCTCAGCAAGGAGGAGGGAGACGAGGCCGCGCTGGTGACGGCGGCCCAGAACGGGGCGATCCCCGTCGTGGCGCTGGCCGTGGTCCTCGCCCTCGTGGCGGCGGGGGGCGTGCTGCGCCCGGTGCGCGATCTCGACCGGGCCGCACGCAGGCTCGGCACGGGTGAGCTGGACACGCGCCTGAAGGTGAGCGGCGGCGACGAGCTGGCCAGGCTGGTGAAGACCTTCAACGCCACGGCCGCGGCCCTGGAGAGCAACGTGTCCGAGTTGCGCGACATGGAGGTCAAGGCCCGCCGCTTCGTCGCCGACGTGTCCCACGAACTGCGCACTCCGCTGGCGTCCATCCTGGTGATGGCCGACATGTTCGAGGAGGAGGCCGGTCGCCTCGAAAGCGACCTGGGAAAGGCCGCCCGCCTGATGAACCTCGAAGTGGGCCGGCTGGTGAGGCTCGTCGAGGACCTCATGGAGATCTCACGGTTCGACGCCGGAGCGGCGACGCTCATGCTGAACGAGGTCGACGCGGCGGACGCGATCCGCGCCTGCCTGCGCACCCGGGGCTGGACCGGCCGTGCCGGCCTGGACCTCCCCCCGGGCATCCGAATCCTGCTGGACCCCCGCCGCTTCGACGTGATCATGGCCAATCTCGTGGGCAACGCGCTCGACCACGGCGCGCCCCCGGTCACCGTACGGCTGCGGGCGGAGGCGGAGGTCGTGGTCATCGAGGTCCAGGACGAGGGCGAGGGGGTGGATCCGCGGATCCTTCCGTACGTCTTCGACCGGTTCTCCAAGGCCGACGCGGCACGGGTGCGGTCGGAGGGGAGCGGTCTCGGCCTGGCCATCGCCCGCGAGAACGCGCGCCTGCACGGCGGCTCGATCGAGGTGGCCAACCGGGAGGGCGCGGGAGCGGTGTTCACGCTCTTCCTGCCTCGCCGCGCACGGGCCGGGGGAGCGTCCCGGGAGGTGGAGGCCGGTGGGCCGTCCCGGGACCCGGAATCCGGCGGACCGCACGGGGACGGGGAGGCCGGATGA
- a CDS encoding response regulator transcription factor, with protein sequence MARVMLIEDDPSVREGLRLSLSRHGHEVDVARTGEDGLRRLLAAPADIVVLDLMLPGIDGFEVCRRIRAGGPTPIVMLTARGDDLDVVSGLEAGADDYVIKPVRPRVLEARIRAVLRRGGPAAEAEAESGPEVHGDLTIDRGALTVSKAGVPITLPPMELRLLLELSAAHRQVFSRQQLLESVWELDFLGDSRLVDACVQRLRTKIEDVPSKPRYIQTVRGFGYRFGPL encoded by the coding sequence GTGGCCAGAGTGATGCTGATCGAGGATGATCCGTCCGTACGGGAGGGGTTGCGCCTGTCGCTCAGCAGGCACGGGCACGAGGTCGACGTCGCGCGGACCGGTGAGGACGGGCTGAGGCGACTGCTCGCCGCCCCCGCGGACATCGTGGTGCTCGACCTGATGCTTCCCGGAATCGATGGATTCGAGGTGTGCCGCCGGATCCGGGCCGGGGGCCCCACGCCCATCGTCATGCTCACCGCCCGCGGCGACGACCTCGACGTCGTCAGCGGTCTTGAGGCGGGGGCCGACGACTACGTGATCAAGCCGGTCCGGCCACGCGTGCTGGAGGCGCGGATCCGCGCGGTGCTGCGGCGCGGGGGACCGGCGGCCGAGGCCGAGGCCGAGAGCGGGCCGGAGGTCCACGGCGACCTGACGATCGACCGCGGCGCGCTCACCGTGTCCAAGGCCGGGGTCCCGATCACGCTGCCGCCGATGGAGCTGCGGCTGCTGCTGGAGCTGTCGGCGGCCCACCGCCAGGTGTTCAGCCGCCAGCAGCTCCTGGAGTCGGTCTGGGAGCTCGACTTCCTGGGTGACTCCCGGCTGGTGGACGCGTGCGTGCAGCGGTTGCGGACGAAGATCGAAGACGTCCCGTCCAAACCTCGGTACATCCAGACCGTGCGCGGGTTCGGGTACCGGTTCGGGCCCCTGTGA
- a CDS encoding class F sortase produces MPGVRLGSRHALGVAAAAALTGAVFVGCGLLPREGPPAPPPATAQGVAGAARTDPPPATRSGPARSGADDGARSRSSSTRSGSAGPVLARSEPRHLDISKIGVHVPLGRLGLNADGTVQVPPVERPEEAGWYSRGVTPGERGAAVILGHVDGGGRRGVFYDLGRMRDGDVISVGRADGSAAVFVVESVESVAKSDFPSQRVYGPLDHAGLRLVTCGGTFDERTGHYTDNVIVYARLVREAPPGNP; encoded by the coding sequence ATGCCCGGAGTACGACTCGGCAGCCGTCACGCCCTGGGCGTGGCGGCCGCCGCCGCTCTGACCGGCGCGGTGTTCGTGGGCTGCGGGCTCCTGCCTCGGGAGGGCCCGCCGGCCCCGCCGCCCGCGACCGCGCAGGGTGTGGCGGGGGCCGCCCGGACGGACCCTCCCCCGGCGACCCGTTCCGGTCCGGCTCGTTCCGGCGCCGACGACGGCGCCCGCTCCCGTTCCTCTTCCACCCGTTCCGGTTCGGCCGGTCCCGTTCTCGCGCGGTCGGAGCCGCGCCACCTGGACATATCGAAGATCGGCGTCCATGTTCCCCTCGGCCGGCTCGGTCTCAACGCCGACGGCACCGTTCAGGTCCCGCCGGTCGAGCGGCCCGAGGAGGCGGGCTGGTACTCGCGCGGGGTGACCCCCGGAGAGCGCGGGGCAGCGGTGATCCTCGGGCACGTCGACGGCGGGGGACGCAGAGGCGTCTTCTACGATCTCGGGCGCATGCGCGACGGGGACGTCATCTCCGTCGGCCGGGCGGACGGCTCGGCCGCCGTGTTCGTGGTCGAGTCGGTCGAGTCGGTGGCCAAGAGCGACTTCCCCTCCCAGCGCGTGTACGGCCCGCTCGACCACGCCGGCCTGCGCCTGGTGACCTGCGGCGGCACGTTCGACGAGCGGACCGGCCACTACACGGACAACGTCATCGTCTACGCCCGCCTTGTCCGGGAGGCTCCGCCCGGGAACCCGTGA
- a CDS encoding HAD family hydrolase: MNRLVLWNIDLTLVDVSIVARDAYAEAFHKVTGRPLVKLSQHNGRPDSEIVFEMLAINGVVADDDHLPRFLDALAEAFAARRKRLAKDGRMMAGARDALKAVARLDGVVQSVLTGTIRSNAVHKLTAFGLDKHVDFEIGGYGEEVYPKATLLQVAQGRARQKYGGTFDGGNTVMIGDSARDVQAARIAGAAMIGVASGRSLPAELHEAGADVVLPDLSNASEVVAAVAGLTSSARKAV; this comes from the coding sequence ATTAACCGCCTCGTTCTCTGGAACATCGATCTCACGCTGGTCGACGTGTCCATCGTCGCCCGTGACGCGTACGCGGAAGCCTTTCACAAGGTCACCGGCCGCCCCCTGGTCAAGCTGAGCCAGCACAACGGCCGTCCGGACTCCGAGATCGTCTTCGAGATGCTCGCCATCAACGGGGTCGTCGCCGACGACGACCACCTCCCGAGGTTCCTGGACGCGCTGGCCGAGGCCTTCGCCGCCCGCCGCAAGCGGCTGGCCAAGGACGGGCGCATGATGGCCGGGGCCCGGGACGCGCTGAAGGCCGTGGCGAGACTCGACGGTGTGGTCCAGTCGGTGCTCACCGGCACGATCAGGAGCAACGCCGTGCACAAGCTGACCGCCTTCGGCCTCGACAAGCACGTGGACTTCGAGATCGGCGGCTACGGCGAGGAGGTCTACCCCAAGGCCACCCTTCTCCAGGTCGCGCAGGGCCGGGCCAGGCAGAAGTACGGCGGGACCTTCGACGGCGGCAACACCGTCATGATCGGAGACTCGGCCAGAGACGTCCAGGCCGCCAGGATCGCCGGGGCCGCGATGATCGGGGTCGCCTCCGGGCGTTCCCTTCCGGCCGAACTCCACGAGGCGGGCGCCGACGTGGTCCTGCCCGACCTGTCCAACGCGTCGGAGGTCGTCGCCGCCGTGGCCGGGCTCACCTCCTCGGCCCGCAAGGCCGTATAG
- a CDS encoding HAD family hydrolase: MRHIIWDWNGTLFHDIDAVVGATNAVFEPYGLGSYDADGFRAVYTRPIWKAYERMLGRSLFEGEWERLDLGFHENYHRLMLECGLAADALSTLQSWERAGGRQSLLSMWMHDRLVVKIAELGIDRHFTRIDGLRSASDGLPVPSGGHKAESMVAHIAALGVDPSDVLVIGDSVDDALAAQHVGARAVLYTGGMTSRVDLEAFGVPVVDTLANAIDHA, from the coding sequence ATGAGACACATTATTTGGGACTGGAACGGCACACTTTTTCACGACATTGACGCAGTTGTCGGGGCGACGAACGCGGTGTTCGAGCCCTACGGGCTGGGCTCCTACGACGCCGACGGCTTCCGGGCGGTCTACACGCGCCCGATCTGGAAGGCCTACGAGCGCATGCTCGGCCGCTCGCTCTTCGAGGGCGAGTGGGAGAGGCTCGACCTGGGCTTCCACGAGAACTACCACCGGCTGATGCTGGAGTGCGGTCTCGCGGCGGACGCGCTCTCCACGTTGCAGAGCTGGGAAAGAGCGGGCGGCAGGCAGTCACTGCTGTCCATGTGGATGCACGATCGCCTGGTGGTCAAGATCGCCGAGCTCGGCATCGACCGGCACTTCACCCGGATCGACGGGCTGCGCAGCGCGTCCGACGGGCTGCCCGTTCCCTCCGGCGGGCACAAGGCCGAATCGATGGTGGCCCATATCGCGGCGCTCGGCGTGGACCCGTCCGACGTCCTCGTGATCGGCGACAGCGTGGACGACGCGCTCGCCGCGCAGCATGTCGGGGCGCGGGCGGTGCTCTACACCGGCGGCATGACCAGCCGGGTCGACCTGGAGGCGTTCGGCGTCCCGGTCGTCGACACCCTCGCGAACGCGATCGATCACGCCTGA
- a CDS encoding DUF6912 family protein, with translation MRVYLPCTLPALARVVTVGELGPAPLTGYAVTPALTEWYASGDTEELEYVALTEAARASLRMLAADRADGLDVAARRVVVAVDVPDGDVSVGADLEERARVRLAAAVPLTEVAAVHVDDLSAVADTEAAIAALPAADRGDDDARFVVDGAEANDLLWYATQEIPDLVG, from the coding sequence ATGCGCGTCTACCTGCCGTGTACGCTCCCGGCGCTGGCCCGTGTGGTCACCGTGGGGGAGCTCGGCCCGGCCCCGTTGACCGGCTACGCGGTGACCCCCGCGTTGACCGAGTGGTACGCCTCGGGTGACACCGAGGAGTTGGAGTACGTCGCCCTGACCGAGGCGGCCAGGGCGTCCCTGCGGATGCTCGCCGCCGATCGGGCCGACGGGCTGGACGTGGCCGCGCGCCGGGTGGTCGTCGCGGTCGACGTGCCGGACGGCGACGTGAGCGTGGGCGCCGACCTGGAAGAACGCGCCCGGGTACGGCTCGCGGCGGCCGTGCCGCTGACGGAGGTCGCCGCGGTTCACGTGGACGACCTGTCGGCGGTCGCCGACACCGAGGCCGCCATCGCCGCGCTGCCCGCGGCCGACCGCGGTGACGACGACGCCCGCTTCGTCGTGGACGGCGCCGAGGCGAACGATCTCCTGTGGTACGCCACGCAGGAGATTCCCGACCTGGTCGGCTGA